The Porites lutea chromosome 4, jaPorLute2.1, whole genome shotgun sequence genome contains a region encoding:
- the LOC140934862 gene encoding uncharacterized protein isoform X2, with product MPDVKKDDDSSSEVHSPKTYHAKGHNRDLLNINAGILKGSARDDSMPYEQLSPVNEGYKIKATRLGEVRSVDSIANDDSSLEGFEMRFPSHEGSITSHRNGNDDSFSEYLPFAKPRNKGHKITDGVLWAEARGSSENLDDDSAANEEGKIAKYSGRGPGLYSQRIDDHVDQDTFHKRGKTRSCLICCIYPDSNICPTAHDSCQCSLD from the exons ATGCCTGACGTAAAAAAAGATGATGATAGCAGCTCGGAGGTCCACTCTCCGAAAACGTATCACGCTAAAGGTCACAATAGAGACCTACTGAACATAAATGCAGGTATTCTAAAGGGAAGTGCACGCGATGATAGTATGCCTTACGAGCAACTGTCACCTGTAAATGAAGGATACAAAATCAAGGCCACTCGCCTCGGGGAGGTGCGATCAGTGGACTCTATAGCAAACGACGACAGTTCATTGGAAGGCTTTGAAATGCGTTTTCCCAGCCATGAAGGTAGCATTACTTCTCACCGTAACGGAAACGATGACAGCTTTAGCGAGTACCTTCCCTTTGCAAAACCCCGTAATAAGGGTCACAAAATAACGGACGGCGTTTTATGGGCCGAGGCGCGTGGAAGTTCAGAAAATTTAGATGACGATAGCGCTGCTAACGAAGAGGGAAAAATTGCCAAATACAGTGGGCGTGGTCCCGGTCTGTACTCGCAGCGAATCGATGACCATGTGGATCAAGATACGTTTCACAAGCGTGGCAAAACTCGTAGCTGTCTAATTTGCTGCATATATCCAGACAG cAATATATGCCCCACAGCACACGATTCCTGTCAGTGCTCTCTTGACTGA
- the LOC140934862 gene encoding uncharacterized protein isoform X1, producing MLLPMVKNQETWQWQQRINIKRKIFVKLEKNHLFSLISLDHLANLYKAYRSARIYNGNHMPDVKKDDDSSSEVHSPKTYHAKGHNRDLLNINAGILKGSARDDSMPYEQLSPVNEGYKIKATRLGEVRSVDSIANDDSSLEGFEMRFPSHEGSITSHRNGNDDSFSEYLPFAKPRNKGHKITDGVLWAEARGSSENLDDDSAANEEGKIAKYSGRGPGLYSQRIDDHVDQDTFHKRGKTRSCLICCIYPDSNICPTAHDSCQCSLD from the exons ATGCTCTTACCCATGGTAAAAAACCAAGAAACCTGGCAGTGGCAACAGCGGATtaacattaaaagaaaaatatttgttaaactggagaagaatcacttgttttctttgatttctttagaTCATCTTGCAAATTTATACAAGGCATATCGTAGTGCAAGAATTTATAACGGGAACCACATGCCTGACGTAAAAAAAGATGATGATAGCAGCTCGGAGGTCCACTCTCCGAAAACGTATCACGCTAAAGGTCACAATAGAGACCTACTGAACATAAATGCAGGTATTCTAAAGGGAAGTGCACGCGATGATAGTATGCCTTACGAGCAACTGTCACCTGTAAATGAAGGATACAAAATCAAGGCCACTCGCCTCGGGGAGGTGCGATCAGTGGACTCTATAGCAAACGACGACAGTTCATTGGAAGGCTTTGAAATGCGTTTTCCCAGCCATGAAGGTAGCATTACTTCTCACCGTAACGGAAACGATGACAGCTTTAGCGAGTACCTTCCCTTTGCAAAACCCCGTAATAAGGGTCACAAAATAACGGACGGCGTTTTATGGGCCGAGGCGCGTGGAAGTTCAGAAAATTTAGATGACGATAGCGCTGCTAACGAAGAGGGAAAAATTGCCAAATACAGTGGGCGTGGTCCCGGTCTGTACTCGCAGCGAATCGATGACCATGTGGATCAAGATACGTTTCACAAGCGTGGCAAAACTCGTAGCTGTCTAATTTGCTGCATATATCCAGACAG cAATATATGCCCCACAGCACACGATTCCTGTCAGTGCTCTCTTGACTGA